In Duganella zoogloeoides, a single genomic region encodes these proteins:
- a CDS encoding Dabb family protein: protein MLKHIVMWKLKDHAEGADRAANAIKMKALLDGCATIVPGIVKFEAVLAQPGLEATYDVVLYSEFTGEDALNAYLDHPEHVAIKPFIGAIRLERQCMDYEV, encoded by the coding sequence ATGCTCAAACACATCGTGATGTGGAAACTGAAAGACCACGCAGAAGGCGCCGACCGCGCCGCCAATGCCATCAAGATGAAAGCCTTGCTCGACGGCTGCGCCACCATCGTGCCGGGCATCGTCAAGTTCGAAGCCGTGCTGGCCCAGCCTGGACTGGAAGCGACCTACGACGTGGTGCTGTACTCCGAGTTCACGGGCGAGGATGCACTGAACGCCTACCTCGACCATCCCGAGCACGTTGCCATCAAGCCATTCATCGGCGCCATCCGACTGGAGCGCCAGTGCATGGACTACGAGGTTTGA
- a CDS encoding MFS transporter — MASSSGTADPRNQSKGAPITPEERKVIFASSLGTVFEWYDFYLYGALAPIIAKQFFIGEPTTTFIFALLAFAAGFIVRPFGALVFGRLGDMIGRKYTFLVTILIMGASTFIVGLLPGYAAIGIAAPIILVFLRILQGLALGGEYGGAATYVAEHAPPGKRGSFTAWIQTTATLGLFLSLLVILGTRTAIGEDEFQAWGWRVPFLVSILLLGVSVWIRMSMHESPAFAKMKAEGKTSKAPLSEAFGQWRNLKVVILALIGLTMGQAVVWYTGQFYALFFMTETLKIDGATANIMTATSLALATPFFIIFGMLSDKIGRKWIILGGCIIAAATYFPLFKALTHYGNPALEMALKNSPVVLVADPASCNFQFNPTGQRKFPSSCDIAAGILSRASVAYTHEDAPAGSVAKVRIGDKEITSFNAVMTPDNLNFSAESKKTEATLKKDVVDAIKLAGYPTKADEAQMNKPMVVLILFVLVLYVTMVYGPIAAMLVEMFPTRIRYTSMSLPYHIGNGWFGGLLPTISFALVAFKGDIYYGLWYPIIIAIITVVIGALFVGETKDNDIYAND, encoded by the coding sequence ATGGCTTCATCGTCGGGTACCGCCGATCCGCGCAACCAGTCCAAGGGCGCGCCGATCACACCAGAGGAACGCAAGGTCATCTTCGCTTCGTCGCTGGGCACCGTGTTCGAATGGTATGACTTCTATCTGTATGGCGCGCTCGCGCCGATCATCGCCAAGCAGTTCTTCATCGGCGAACCCACCACCACCTTCATTTTCGCGCTGCTGGCATTTGCCGCCGGGTTTATCGTGCGGCCATTCGGCGCGCTGGTGTTCGGCCGCCTCGGCGACATGATCGGCCGCAAATACACATTCCTGGTCACCATCCTGATCATGGGCGCCTCCACCTTCATTGTCGGGCTGCTGCCGGGGTACGCGGCGATCGGCATCGCAGCGCCGATCATCCTGGTGTTCCTGCGCATCCTGCAGGGCCTGGCGCTGGGCGGCGAATATGGCGGCGCCGCCACCTACGTCGCGGAACATGCGCCGCCGGGCAAACGCGGTTCGTTTACGGCCTGGATCCAGACCACGGCCACGCTGGGGCTGTTCCTGTCGCTGCTGGTCATCCTGGGCACCCGCACCGCCATCGGCGAGGACGAGTTCCAGGCCTGGGGCTGGCGCGTGCCGTTCCTGGTCTCGATCCTGCTGCTGGGCGTGTCGGTGTGGATCCGCATGTCGATGCACGAATCGCCGGCGTTCGCCAAGATGAAAGCGGAGGGCAAGACGTCCAAGGCGCCGCTGAGCGAGGCTTTTGGCCAGTGGCGCAACCTCAAAGTGGTGATCCTGGCGCTGATCGGCCTGACCATGGGCCAGGCGGTGGTGTGGTACACCGGCCAGTTCTATGCGCTGTTCTTCATGACCGAAACGCTCAAGATCGACGGCGCCACCGCCAACATCATGACCGCCACGTCGCTGGCCCTGGCCACGCCGTTCTTCATCATCTTCGGCATGCTGTCGGACAAGATCGGCCGCAAGTGGATCATCCTCGGCGGTTGCATCATCGCGGCGGCCACCTACTTCCCGCTGTTCAAGGCGCTCACCCACTACGGCAATCCGGCGCTGGAAATGGCGCTGAAAAATTCGCCGGTGGTGCTGGTGGCCGACCCCGCCTCGTGCAACTTCCAGTTCAACCCCACCGGCCAGCGCAAGTTCCCGTCGTCGTGCGACATCGCCGCCGGCATCCTGTCGCGCGCCTCGGTGGCATACACCCACGAAGACGCACCGGCCGGATCGGTTGCCAAGGTCAGGATCGGCGACAAGGAAATTACGTCGTTCAACGCCGTCATGACGCCCGATAACCTCAACTTCAGTGCCGAAAGCAAGAAGACCGAGGCCACTCTCAAGAAAGACGTGGTGGACGCGATCAAGCTGGCCGGCTATCCGACCAAGGCCGACGAAGCCCAGATGAACAAGCCGATGGTGGTGCTGATCCTGTTCGTGCTGGTGCTGTACGTGACCATGGTGTACGGGCCGATCGCCGCCATGCTGGTGGAAATGTTCCCCACCCGCATACGCTACACGTCGATGTCGCTGCCGTATCACATCGGCAACGGCTGGTTCGGCGGCCTGCTGCCCACCATCTCGTTCGCACTGGTGGCGTTCAAGGGAGATATTTATTACGGGCTGTGGTACCCGATCATCATTGCCATCATCACGGTCGTGATCGGCGCCCTGTTTGTCGGCGAGACCAAGGATAACGATATTTACGCCAACGACTGA
- a CDS encoding FxDxF family PEP-CTERM protein — protein sequence MKRIIIAAAISLSAFVSAHAASITGLNNTGIGAGGANDTSYQLSIVSDTWNGSTVPVITLDNTWPVNTWLANDSTSKWITPTANQGQSYDAWNNGTYTYRLSFDLTGFDAATASFAGRVLSDNTVKVLLNNTEIASGNGFTTWSNFTAASGFTSGVNQLDFVVTNWAQNSGNPTGLRVEFGQSAVTAVPEPETYAMMLGGLGLVGFIARRRKNKQASA from the coding sequence ATGAAACGCATCATTATCGCTGCAGCAATTTCCCTGTCCGCCTTCGTGTCCGCGCATGCGGCGTCCATCACCGGCCTGAACAACACCGGCATCGGCGCTGGCGGCGCTAACGACACCAGCTACCAGCTCAGCATTGTGAGCGATACCTGGAATGGCTCGACCGTCCCGGTCATCACCCTCGACAACACCTGGCCGGTGAATACCTGGCTGGCCAACGACAGCACGTCGAAGTGGATCACGCCTACGGCCAACCAGGGCCAGTCGTACGACGCCTGGAATAACGGTACTTATACTTACCGACTCTCGTTCGACCTGACCGGTTTTGACGCCGCCACCGCGTCGTTCGCCGGCCGCGTGCTGTCCGACAATACGGTCAAGGTCTTGCTCAACAACACCGAGATCGCCAGTGGCAACGGCTTCACCACCTGGAGCAACTTCACCGCAGCCAGCGGTTTCACGAGCGGCGTCAACCAGCTCGACTTCGTGGTCACCAACTGGGCGCAAAACAGCGGCAACCCGACCGGCCTGCGCGTGGAATTCGGTCAGTCGGCCGTGACCGCGGTACCGGAGCCGGAAACTTACGCCATGATGCTGGGCGGCCTGGGCCTGGTAGGCTTCATCGCCCGCCGCCGCAAGAACAAGCAAGCCAGCGCATAA
- a CDS encoding 3-hydroxyacyl-CoA dehydrogenase NAD-binding domain-containing protein, translated as MTAEYQVHGAVAVITLNNPPVNGMGLATRTAAVAGIERALADVAVKAIVITGAGKAFSGGADIREFNSPKALAEPSLHTFIATAESSIKPVVAAIHTICMGGGLELSLGCHYRVALPGAKIALPEVKLGLLPGAGGTQRLPRVLGLEQALSMIVTGEPVLSETLADTPLFDRVFEPGADLLASAVAFAEGIADLRPLPKVRDRSVDHPQAEAVLQYAREQARTRAPGYPAPLECIATVGASVTMPFDEGMRFERERFMHLIQSTESKALRHAFFAERVAGKVPDVPADTPLRPITSAAVVGAGMMGVGITMNFLNAGIPVVVLETSQLALDQGLASLRKLYDNAVAKGKLKPEQLQQRLALVSGTLAYADLSQAGIVVEAVFENLAVKQAVFRELDAVMKPGAILATNTSTLDVDAIAAVTGRPQDVLGLHFFSPAHVMKLLEIVRGEHTAIDVLATALALSKKLRKTGVVARVCDGFIGNRMIEQYSRQAGFLLEEGALPAQVDAAIERFGFAMGPFRMADLAGNDIGLAIRQRRAVEQPDLAYSKTADLLCAMGRLGQKTGAGWYDYWAGDRTPHPNADVDAMIAAHSAQLGLARRHISDDEIVERLVYALVNEGARILAEGIALRASDIDMVYLTGYGFPPYRGGPMFYADTVGLPKVLAAIERYAAGRHGEAWTPAPLLVTLAAEGRNFNG; from the coding sequence ATGACTGCCGAATACCAGGTTCACGGCGCCGTTGCCGTTATCACTTTGAACAATCCGCCGGTCAACGGCATGGGGCTGGCCACGCGCACCGCTGCCGTGGCCGGCATCGAACGCGCGCTCGCCGATGTCGCCGTCAAGGCCATCGTCATCACCGGCGCCGGCAAGGCCTTCTCTGGCGGCGCCGATATCCGCGAATTCAATTCCCCGAAGGCGCTGGCCGAGCCGTCGCTGCACACTTTTATCGCCACCGCGGAGAGCTCCATTAAGCCGGTCGTGGCCGCCATCCACACCATTTGCATGGGCGGCGGACTCGAGTTGTCGCTCGGCTGCCACTACCGCGTGGCGCTGCCGGGCGCGAAAATCGCGTTACCCGAGGTTAAACTGGGCTTGCTGCCGGGCGCCGGCGGCACCCAGCGCCTGCCGCGCGTGCTGGGGCTGGAACAAGCGCTTTCCATGATCGTCACCGGCGAGCCGGTGCTGTCGGAGACATTGGCCGACACGCCGCTGTTCGACCGCGTGTTCGAGCCCGGCGCGGATCTGCTCGCCTCGGCGGTGGCCTTTGCCGAAGGCATTGCCGATCTCCGGCCGCTGCCCAAGGTGCGCGACCGGTCGGTTGACCATCCGCAGGCCGAGGCGGTCTTGCAGTATGCGCGCGAGCAGGCCCGCACCCGGGCGCCCGGCTACCCGGCGCCGCTCGAATGCATTGCCACCGTCGGCGCGTCGGTCACCATGCCATTCGATGAAGGCATGAGATTCGAGCGCGAACGTTTCATGCACCTGATCCAGAGCACCGAATCGAAGGCGCTGCGCCACGCTTTCTTTGCCGAGCGCGTCGCTGGCAAGGTGCCCGATGTACCGGCCGATACGCCGTTGCGGCCGATTACCTCGGCCGCCGTGGTCGGCGCCGGCATGATGGGCGTAGGCATAACCATGAATTTCCTCAACGCCGGCATTCCGGTGGTGGTGCTGGAAACCTCGCAGCTGGCGCTGGACCAGGGCCTGGCGTCGCTGCGCAAGCTGTACGACAACGCCGTCGCCAAGGGCAAACTGAAACCCGAGCAGCTGCAACAGCGCCTGGCGCTGGTCAGCGGCACGCTGGCGTACGCCGACTTGTCGCAGGCAGGTATCGTGGTGGAAGCCGTGTTCGAAAACCTGGCCGTCAAGCAGGCCGTGTTCCGCGAGCTCGACGCCGTGATGAAGCCTGGCGCCATCCTGGCTACCAATACTTCCACGCTCGATGTCGATGCGATTGCCGCTGTGACCGGCCGGCCGCAGGATGTGCTGGGCCTGCATTTCTTCAGCCCGGCCCACGTGATGAAGTTGCTGGAAATCGTGCGGGGCGAACACACTGCCATCGACGTGCTGGCCACTGCGCTGGCGCTGTCGAAAAAGCTGCGCAAGACCGGCGTGGTGGCGCGCGTGTGCGACGGCTTCATCGGCAACCGCATGATCGAGCAATACAGCCGCCAGGCCGGCTTTTTGCTGGAAGAGGGCGCCTTGCCGGCGCAGGTGGATGCGGCGATTGAGCGGTTCGGCTTTGCCATGGGGCCGTTCCGCATGGCCGACCTGGCCGGCAACGACATTGGACTGGCCATCCGCCAGCGCCGCGCGGTGGAACAGCCGGATCTTGCCTACTCAAAAACCGCCGACCTGCTGTGCGCCATGGGCCGGCTGGGCCAGAAAACCGGCGCCGGCTGGTACGACTACTGGGCCGGTGACCGCACGCCGCATCCGAACGCCGACGTCGATGCCATGATCGCGGCGCACTCGGCGCAGCTGGGCCTGGCGCGCCGGCACATCAGCGACGACGAAATCGTGGAACGGCTCGTGTATGCACTGGTCAACGAAGGTGCGCGCATCCTGGCAGAGGGCATCGCCTTGCGCGCCTCCGATATCGACATGGTGTATCTGACCGGTTACGGCTTCCCGCCGTACCGGGGCGGGCCGATGTTCTATGCCGACACGGTGGGCTTGCCCAAGGTGCTGGCTGCCATCGAGCGCTATGCCGCCGGGCGCCACGGCGAGGCCTGGACGCCTGCGCCCTTGCTCGTGACATTGGCTGCGGAGGGCCGCAACTTCAACGGCTGA
- a CDS encoding methyl-accepting chemotaxis protein has translation MDAHTQVIHSREQDLQAINTALNRVQALIEFDLDGTILHANENFLATVGYTLDEVQGQHHAMFCDPEYVQSGAYKALWDKLGRGEFDRGDYKRIGKGGREIWISASYNPIIDDHGKPYKVIKFATVITDSKLKNAEYESKVAAIGKAQAVIEFDMSGHILNANDNFLGVMGYDIDDIQGEHHRMFCEPEYAASSDYKRFWQKLNRGEFDTGRYKRIGNHGKTVWIQATYNPVLDLNGKPYKVVKFASDITAQVELETSVAAKSQADSVKIHSLLLSVERAAQGDLTSQIDISGDEALDQLAEGISKMIADLRKVIGDVVASANGLSDASTTIAERSNAVAVGTQALGATVEQMNASIDGLSSSINIIAGNSTNADALAKDTQREAEAGAKAVAKSIEAMDLINRSSEDIGEIVKVISEIATQTNMLAFNAAIEAARAGEHGLGFSVVADEVRKLAERSSQATKEISKLINESVKRVSAGSEISRQASEAFDKIVAGVAKTTAAISDISMATNEQQLTAREVATAVQYIAEEAEKSAAACDSIARSTEGLNQRAGDLNKTVSGFVV, from the coding sequence ATGGACGCGCATACCCAGGTCATTCACTCCCGCGAACAGGATCTGCAAGCGATTAATACCGCGCTCAACCGTGTGCAGGCCTTGATCGAGTTCGACCTGGACGGCACCATCCTGCACGCCAACGAAAACTTCCTGGCCACGGTCGGCTACACGCTGGATGAAGTCCAGGGCCAGCACCATGCCATGTTCTGCGATCCCGAATACGTGCAGTCCGGCGCCTACAAGGCCTTGTGGGACAAGCTGGGGCGCGGTGAGTTCGACCGTGGCGACTACAAGCGCATCGGCAAGGGCGGCCGCGAAATCTGGATCAGCGCGTCGTACAACCCCATCATCGACGACCACGGCAAGCCCTACAAGGTGATCAAGTTTGCTACCGTGATCACCGACAGCAAGCTCAAGAATGCTGAGTACGAAAGCAAGGTCGCTGCCATCGGCAAGGCCCAGGCCGTGATCGAGTTCGACATGTCTGGCCATATTCTCAACGCCAACGATAACTTCCTCGGCGTAATGGGTTACGACATCGATGATATTCAGGGTGAACACCACCGCATGTTTTGCGAACCGGAATATGCCGCCAGCAGCGATTACAAGCGCTTCTGGCAAAAACTCAATCGTGGCGAGTTCGATACGGGACGTTATAAACGAATTGGCAACCATGGTAAAACAGTATGGATACAGGCCACCTATAATCCTGTGCTGGATCTGAACGGCAAACCGTACAAGGTCGTCAAATTTGCCAGCGACATTACCGCCCAGGTGGAACTGGAAACCTCGGTGGCCGCCAAGTCGCAAGCGGACAGCGTCAAGATCCACAGCCTGCTGCTGTCGGTCGAGCGCGCTGCCCAGGGCGACCTCACCAGCCAGATCGACATCTCCGGCGACGAAGCGCTCGACCAACTGGCCGAAGGCATCAGCAAGATGATCGCCGACCTGCGCAAGGTGATCGGCGATGTGGTGGCGTCCGCCAACGGCCTGTCCGACGCTTCGACCACCATTGCCGAGCGCTCCAACGCGGTGGCGGTCGGCACCCAGGCGCTGGGCGCCACGGTCGAGCAAATGAATGCGTCGATCGACGGCCTGAGCAGCTCGATCAACATCATCGCCGGCAACAGCACCAATGCCGACGCCCTGGCCAAGGACACCCAGCGCGAGGCCGAAGCCGGCGCCAAGGCGGTCGCCAAGTCGATCGAAGCGATGGACCTGATCAACCGCTCGTCCGAGGACATCGGCGAAATCGTCAAGGTTATCAGCGAAATCGCCACCCAGACCAATATGCTGGCCTTTAACGCCGCCATCGAAGCCGCCCGCGCCGGCGAGCACGGCCTGGGCTTCTCGGTGGTTGCCGACGAAGTGCGCAAGCTGGCCGAACGCTCGTCGCAGGCCACTAAGGAAATTTCCAAGCTGATTAATGAGTCCGTGAAACGCGTGTCGGCCGGCAGCGAAATTTCGCGCCAGGCCAGCGAAGCGTTCGACAAGATCGTCGCCGGCGTGGCCAAAACCACGGCCGCCATCTCCGACATCTCGATGGCCACCAACGAGCAGCAACTGACCGCGCGCGAAGTGGCCACCGCCGTGCAATACATTGCCGAAGAAGCGGAAAAATCGGCGGCGGCCTGCGACAGCATCGCCCGCTCGACCGAGGGCCTGAACCAGCGCGCTGGCGACCTCAACAAAACTGTATCCGGTTTCGTGGTGTAA
- a CDS encoding CheR family methyltransferase encodes MNLAAGIQPETLTALIALVREHTGIAMSERKSILLERRLRPRMQALEIGSYQDYLDKVVRDRAEVPHFIDLVTTNDTLFFRTQQVWDYVEQEFLPQWQRDHAGQTLKIWSAAASSGEELYSMAILCEEFKARTPGFTYQIYATDISQQILAQARAGRYAGRSVEKIRTSHPDWVKKYFQASSHGLQVVEALKKNVELAQHNLLTPLKHAKQFDLVFLRNVLIYFDQEHQETVLQQARHSMAPHARLILGESESISGLDTAYQFDRPMIYRFEK; translated from the coding sequence ATGAACCTGGCCGCCGGCATCCAGCCCGAAACGCTGACTGCGCTCATCGCGCTGGTGCGCGAGCACACGGGGATTGCCATGTCCGAGCGCAAGAGCATCCTGCTCGAACGCCGGCTGCGTCCGCGCATGCAGGCGCTGGAGATCGGCAGCTACCAGGACTACCTGGACAAGGTGGTCCGGGACCGCGCCGAAGTGCCGCATTTTATCGACCTGGTGACCACCAACGACACCCTGTTCTTCCGCACCCAGCAGGTGTGGGATTACGTGGAGCAGGAATTTCTGCCGCAGTGGCAGCGCGACCACGCGGGCCAAACGCTGAAAATATGGTCAGCGGCGGCCTCGAGCGGTGAAGAGCTGTATTCGATGGCGATCCTGTGCGAAGAGTTCAAGGCCAGAACGCCGGGATTCACGTACCAGATTTACGCCACCGATATTTCGCAACAAATCCTGGCGCAGGCGCGCGCGGGGCGCTACGCGGGCCGCTCGGTGGAAAAAATCCGCACCAGCCACCCCGACTGGGTGAAAAAATATTTTCAGGCCAGCAGCCATGGCCTGCAAGTCGTTGAAGCACTGAAAAAAAATGTGGAGTTGGCCCAACACAACCTGCTCACTCCACTGAAGCACGCAAAACAGTTCGATCTCGTGTTCCTGCGCAATGTCCTGATCTATTTCGACCAGGAACACCAGGAGACCGTCCTGCAGCAAGCCCGCCACAGCATGGCGCCCCATGCCCGGTTAATCCTGGGTGAGTCCGAATCGATCTCTGGCCTCGACACCGCCTACCAGTTCGACCGGCCGATGATTTACAGGTTCGAAAAATAA
- a CDS encoding chemotaxis protein CheD, with the protein MHAQPSLFPADLASRAPWFDADAAPIAAAGGQRCFHVNIGELRVGARTDQLQALLGSCVGIALLWKKRGRCGLAHCLLPESPVAPTELGARYVSQAVPSLLRLMGACVADYADIEVVVAGGGNMLEACSARFQIGQQNIDAAQKHLRLHGLHVRFAEVGGKCGRTLTVDCATQEVRVSAIQKPARVVHHA; encoded by the coding sequence ATGCACGCACAACCATCCCTCTTCCCCGCCGACCTCGCCTCCAGGGCGCCATGGTTCGATGCCGACGCCGCGCCGATTGCCGCCGCCGGCGGCCAGCGCTGCTTCCACGTCAATATCGGCGAACTGCGCGTGGGCGCCCGCACCGACCAGTTGCAGGCGCTGCTGGGCTCGTGCGTGGGCATTGCCCTGCTATGGAAAAAGCGCGGCCGCTGCGGCCTCGCCCATTGCCTGTTGCCCGAATCGCCGGTCGCGCCGACTGAGCTGGGCGCCCGCTACGTGAGCCAGGCGGTGCCATCGCTGCTGCGCCTGATGGGCGCCTGCGTGGCCGATTACGCCGATATCGAAGTGGTGGTGGCCGGTGGCGGCAATATGCTCGAAGCGTGCTCGGCGCGCTTCCAGATCGGCCAGCAAAATATCGACGCCGCCCAGAAACACCTGCGCCTGCACGGCCTGCACGTGCGCTTTGCCGAAGTAGGCGGCAAGTGCGGCCGCACCCTGACGGTCGATTGCGCCACCCAGGAAGTGCGCGTCAGCGCGATCCAGAAACCGGCGCGAGTGGTGCACCATGCCTGA
- a CDS encoding chemotaxis protein CheW, which translates to MPDTVESSMVVTKTPATAQEPGPGPGPGPELFGSFLLGPDEFALPASCIREVVNYPDKMTVVPLSPPFLDGMFNLRGTVIPVVNLSRVFDPGAPKADNSHKIAILDYQGVLVGILFHATGEILRVRPEQRSTLNYAPGAAHAVVAGTILLADGARLLQVLDPAALVRIENVPHVLALQSAGRQAARRHQGERRQCVSFRAAGSAFAFDMSAIQEIIRVPDIQPSILNSALCLGRINFRGSPVAIVCFATLLTAPGASKEASNASCAAREFLPDQRIVIARIDDATIGFLVDSVDSIVNYHAEDLMPIPLLSRARAGMFAGCIARPDQADVILLDHRQILSSAEIVEMRTGHARLYPTDDTAAASLAAREARRSKRQVYLTFALENIYAVEIKQVREIIDYTPDISRPPGMPDFMRGMLNLRQQMISVIDLRSLYGMAPAEATGQTKILVVERVGELGVEKFGLMVDAVQNIMTIEDSRRFTAPRIMRGADSNGPSSDMPDVIDIESDGEGRTQQHQTLSVFECDRLLQRLAQELPALAA; encoded by the coding sequence ATGCCTGACACCGTGGAGAGCAGCATGGTGGTGACCAAGACACCGGCAACGGCGCAGGAACCGGGGCCGGGACCGGGACCGGGGCCAGAACTGTTCGGCTCTTTCCTGCTGGGCCCGGACGAATTCGCCCTCCCCGCCAGCTGCATCCGCGAAGTGGTCAATTACCCGGACAAGATGACGGTCGTGCCGCTGTCGCCGCCTTTCCTCGACGGCATGTTCAACCTGCGCGGCACGGTGATCCCGGTGGTCAATCTCAGCCGCGTGTTCGATCCCGGTGCACCCAAGGCCGACAACAGCCATAAAATCGCCATCCTCGATTACCAGGGGGTGCTGGTGGGCATCCTGTTTCACGCCACCGGCGAAATCCTGCGCGTGCGCCCCGAGCAGCGCAGCACGCTCAACTACGCCCCCGGCGCCGCCCACGCCGTGGTTGCCGGCACCATTCTGCTGGCCGACGGCGCCCGCCTGCTGCAAGTGCTCGACCCCGCGGCGCTGGTGCGCATTGAAAACGTGCCGCACGTGCTGGCATTGCAAAGCGCGGGACGCCAGGCCGCGCGCCGCCACCAGGGTGAGCGGCGCCAGTGCGTGAGCTTCCGCGCGGCTGGTTCCGCGTTCGCGTTCGACATGAGTGCGATCCAGGAAATCATTCGGGTTCCGGACATCCAGCCCTCCATCCTTAACAGCGCTCTGTGCCTGGGACGCATCAATTTTCGCGGCAGCCCGGTGGCCATCGTGTGCTTTGCCACCCTGCTTACCGCGCCCGGCGCCAGCAAGGAAGCTTCGAATGCCAGCTGCGCAGCCCGCGAGTTTTTGCCCGATCAGCGCATCGTGATTGCCCGCATCGACGACGCCACCATCGGTTTCCTGGTCGATTCGGTGGACAGCATCGTCAATTACCATGCCGAAGACCTGATGCCGATTCCGCTGCTGAGCCGGGCGCGCGCCGGCATGTTCGCCGGCTGCATTGCCCGGCCCGACCAGGCGGACGTGATCCTGCTCGACCACCGTCAAATCCTGTCGAGCGCGGAAATCGTCGAGATGCGCACCGGCCATGCCCGCCTCTACCCCACCGACGACACGGCAGCAGCGAGCCTGGCCGCGCGCGAAGCGCGGCGCAGCAAGCGCCAGGTCTATCTCACCTTTGCGCTCGAAAACATCTATGCGGTCGAAATCAAGCAGGTGCGCGAAATCATCGACTACACGCCGGACATCTCGCGCCCGCCCGGCATGCCCGACTTCATGCGCGGCATGCTCAACCTGCGCCAACAGATGATCAGCGTGATCGATCTGCGCAGCCTGTACGGCATGGCGCCGGCGGAAGCCACCGGCCAGACCAAGATCCTGGTGGTCGAGCGCGTGGGCGAACTGGGCGTGGAAAAATTCGGCCTGATGGTCGATGCCGTGCAAAACATCATGACCATCGAGGACAGCCGCCGCTTCACGGCGCCGCGCATCATGCGCGGCGCCGATAGCAACGGTCCCAGCAGTGACATGCCTGACGTGATCGACATCGAGTCCGACGGCGAAGGCCGTACCCAGCAACACCAGACGCTGAGCGTATTCGAATGCGACCGCCTCCTGCAACGGCTGGCACAGGAGCTGCCGGCACTGGCGGCATGA
- a CDS encoding DUF4197 domain-containing protein, with translation MFPSKSVVTARRALVLLPLGLLTASAFALSLSDLSNQDASGGVKAALEQGASLAVAKLGVENGFLNNERVRIPLPKILEQARPLLKLTGKGQQLDDLVIQMNHAAEAAVPLAKPLLLDAVKSMSIADAKNILTGGDTSVTDFFREKTSPKLAVQFLPIVKKITDRSSLSTRYNSTMAMAPKMGLVTKEQSTVEGYVTQRALDGLYTMIAEEEKAIRADPIGTGSKLLGKVFGAIK, from the coding sequence ATGTTTCCGTCCAAGTCCGTCGTCACCGCGCGCCGCGCGCTGGTCCTGCTTCCCCTCGGCCTGCTGACCGCCAGCGCCTTCGCGCTGTCGCTGTCCGACCTGAGCAACCAGGACGCGTCCGGCGGCGTGAAAGCCGCGCTCGAGCAAGGCGCAAGCTTGGCTGTCGCCAAACTGGGCGTGGAAAACGGCTTCCTCAACAACGAGCGCGTGCGCATCCCGCTGCCGAAAATCCTCGAACAGGCCAGGCCGCTGCTCAAGCTCACCGGCAAGGGCCAGCAGCTCGACGACCTGGTGATCCAGATGAACCACGCCGCCGAAGCGGCCGTACCGCTGGCCAAGCCACTGCTGCTCGACGCCGTCAAATCGATGAGCATCGCCGACGCCAAGAACATCCTGACCGGCGGCGACACCTCGGTCACCGACTTCTTCCGTGAAAAGACCTCGCCCAAGCTGGCCGTGCAATTCCTGCCCATCGTCAAAAAAATCACGGACCGCTCCAGCCTGTCCACCAGGTACAACAGCACCATGGCCATGGCCCCCAAGATGGGCCTGGTTACCAAGGAGCAATCCACCGTGGAAGGCTACGTCACCCAGCGCGCCCTCGACGGCCTCTACACGATGATCGCCGAAGAAGAAAAAGCCATCCGCGCCGATCCTATCGGTACGGGCAGCAAGTTGCTGGGCAAGGTGTTCGGGGCGATCAAGTAA